The genomic window ACCGTGGCGTAGAAATTATGCCGGATGTTTATGACTCCACCCAATCAGTTGTAGATGAGCAGGTTACTAACGGCGTAGCAGTTAGAATGGCAATCCTTTACTTGTTAATGGGAGGGGGAACTGGTAATGAGATTATTAATTAAGGGTGGAAGAATCATAGATCCAGCCAATAATCTAGACAGCATAGGGGATGTTTTAATAGTTGATGGTAAGATAGCTGAGATTAGCGAAAATATTGAAGTTCAAGTTAATAAAACCGTAGATGCTGAAGGAATGATAGTTACGCCTGGTTTAATTGATATGCATGTACATTTTAGAGAGCCTGGATATGAACATAAAGAAACTATTGCTACAGGAACAAGGGCAGCAGCAGCAGGTGGTTTTACTTCCGTAGCATGTATGCCTAATACTAACCCTATTAATGATAATCAAGCTGTTTGTTCTTTGATTAAACAAAAGGCCAAAGAAGAGGGTGTAGTAAAAGTATTCCCCATTGGAGCTGTAACTAAAGGCTCTCAAGGGGAGGAATTGGCTGAAATAGGTGAATTAAAGGAAGCAGGTGTGGTAGCTCTTTCCGATGATGGCAAACCAATTTCTAATGGAGAAATAATGCGCCGAGCTTTAGAATATGCTCAAATGTTTAATCTAACAATTATCAGTCATGCTGAAGATTTAAACTTAGCAGTTGGTGGATTTATGCATGAAGGTTATGTTTCAACTGTTTTGGGTTTAAGGGGTATTCCTTCTGCAGCTGAAGAGACTATGGTAGCCAGGGACATTATTTTAGCTGAACTAACAGGCAGCCCTCTGCATATAGCTCATCTTAGTACAGCAGGCTCTGTCAGAATGGCAAGAGATGCTAAGGCAAGGGGTCTCATGGTGACAGCAGAGGCCACACCTCATCATTTTACCTTAACAGATGAAGCAGTTGTTGGATATCACACAGCAACTAAAGTTAATCCTCCTTTGCGCAGCAGTAGTGACCGAGATGCAATTCTAGCAGGGTTAAAAGATGGAACTATTGACGTAATAGCAACAGACCATGCGCCCCATGCCCGTGAAGAAAAAGAAGTGGAGTATGCTTATGCCCCTAATGGTATGGTAGGTTTAGAAACGGCAGTTCCTTTAGTAGTAAGCCAATTGATTAACCAGGGAATACTTACTTGGAGCGAAGCAATTGCGAAATTAACTGTTAATCCTGCAAGAATTTTAGGACTTCCTTTAGGAACTTTAAGTATTGGCAGCACTGCCGATGTTACCATTATTGACCCTCAGCAAGAAGCAGTTGTGGATACAGCTAAGTTTCAGTCTATGGGCAAAAATTCGGCATTTTCGGGCTGGAAACTGCAAGGGTGGCCAATTTGTACAATAGTAGATGGGCAAATTGTAATGCAATCTGGAAAAATATTAGCCTAGGGGGAGCGCCATGAGCAATCAAGTTCAAGGAAAAATAATTAACCATGTTTATTTAGCCGCTGATGTATATTTAATGGAAATTCTGGCTCCCGAAATTGCCCATATGGCAGTTCCTGGTCAATTTGTCCAAGTCTTATGCAGCCGGTCTTACGAACCTTTATTGCGACGGCCTATCAGCCTCCATTACATTGATGGAGAAAAGGGGCAGATAAGTTTACTTTACCAAGTTAAAGGCAAGGGCACTAGGTTACTGAGCACTATGCCGGTGAATGGTGAAATAGATTTAATTGGGCCTTTAGGAAATGGCTTTACAGTTAGGGGTCAAGGAAAAAAAGTATTAATAGTTGGTGGCGGGATAGGAATTGCTCCTCTTTTACCTGCCGCCAAGGAATTGCAGCTACAAGGAAACCAAGTTACGACGATTCTAGGATTTAATAGTGAGAAAGAAGTGTACAGAACCTCTGAATTTCGAGCTTATGCTCAAAAAATGCTTATTGTGACTAGAGATGGTAGTTTGGGAGAACAGGGTTTAGTTACGGAGCCATTGGAAAGGGAATTACAAAGTGAAG from Bacillota bacterium LX-D includes these protein-coding regions:
- a CDS encoding dihydroorotate dehydrogenase electron transfer subunit, whose protein sequence is MSNQVQGKIINHVYLAADVYLMEILAPEIAHMAVPGQFVQVLCSRSYEPLLRRPISLHYIDGEKGQISLLYQVKGKGTRLLSTMPVNGEIDLIGPLGNGFTVRGQGKKVLIVGGGIGIAPLLPAAKELQLQGNQVTTILGFNSEKEVYRTSEFRAYAQKMLIVTRDGSLGEQGLVTEPLERELQSEVYNSVLACGPEAMLKAVCSLTQKYAVECQVSLEAYMACGIGACLGCTCGIKKGHEEILARVCTEGPVFPSKAVVWHE
- a CDS encoding dihydroorotase; this translates as MRLLIKGGRIIDPANNLDSIGDVLIVDGKIAEISENIEVQVNKTVDAEGMIVTPGLIDMHVHFREPGYEHKETIATGTRAAAAGGFTSVACMPNTNPINDNQAVCSLIKQKAKEEGVVKVFPIGAVTKGSQGEELAEIGELKEAGVVALSDDGKPISNGEIMRRALEYAQMFNLTIISHAEDLNLAVGGFMHEGYVSTVLGLRGIPSAAEETMVARDIILAELTGSPLHIAHLSTAGSVRMARDAKARGLMVTAEATPHHFTLTDEAVVGYHTATKVNPPLRSSSDRDAILAGLKDGTIDVIATDHAPHAREEKEVEYAYAPNGMVGLETAVPLVVSQLINQGILTWSEAIAKLTVNPARILGLPLGTLSIGSTADVTIIDPQQEAVVDTAKFQSMGKNSAFSGWKLQGWPICTIVDGQIVMQSGKILA